In the Purpureocillium takamizusanense chromosome 5, complete sequence genome, one interval contains:
- the CSE4 gene encoding centromeric DNA-binding histone H3-like protein cse4 (EggNog:ENOG503P40I~COG:B), producing MPPKARRSTGAPSARRTRPGDVQAGDPVPIRQKRRYRPGTVALREIRQYQSGTKLLLLKLPFMRLVREIGMNCRPRGREFRWQSQAIQALQEAAEAFMVHLFEDAQLCAVHAKRVTIMQKDIQLARRIRGIWAGLG from the exons ATGCCACCTAAAGCCCGCAGATCTACTGGCGCACCATCCGCCCGTCGAACGCGACCAGGAGATGTACAAG CTGGCGACCCTGTCCCCATAAGACAAAAAAGACGGTATCGCCCCGGAACCGTTGCCCTGCGCGAGATTCGCCAATACCAAAGCGGCACCAAGCTGTTACTATTGAAACTCCCTTTCATGCGGCTG GTTCGAGAAATCGGCATGAACTGTCGGCCGAGGGGACGAGAGTTCAGATGGCAGAGCCAAGCCATCCAGGCTCTGCAGGAAGCAGCCGAGGCATTCATGGTGCATCTTTTCGAGGACGCCCAGCTCTGTGCCGTCCACGCCAAAAGAGTCACGATAATGCAAAAGGACATACAGCTTGCAAGGCGCATCCGAGGCATCTGGGCGGGCCTCGGGTGA
- a CDS encoding uncharacterized protein (COG:S~EggNog:ENOG503NXV0~TransMembrane:4 (o25-48i60-82o102-125i146-170o)) yields MDQVMDGGRLPLEAWFWEMPVCTRWWTAATVLTSALVQCHMVTPFQLFYSFRAVFVKSQYWRLVTTFLYFGPFSLDLLFHIYFLQRYARLLEESSGRSPAHFSWLLLYAMASLIALSPLVSMPFLGHPLSSTLVYIWSRRNPDTRLSFLGLLVFTAPYLPWVLMAFSLFMHGTIPRDEIMGVVIGHVWYFFTDVYPPLHNGSRPLDPPGWWRRLFEGGGQAESDNGINNDVAVAGARDAAGPVMPGGVR; encoded by the exons ATGGATCAAGTCATGGATGGCGGCCGCCTACCCCTAGAGGCGTGGTTCTGGGAGATGCCCGTTTGCACCCGCTGGTGGACTGCCGCCACCGTGCTGACGAGCGCCCTCGTTCAGTGTCACATGGTGACGCCCTTTCAGCTATTCTATAGCTTCCGCGCCGTCTTTGTCAAGTCGCAG TACTGGCGCCTAGTGACGACGTTTCTCTACTTTGGGCCATTCTCCCTCGATCTCCTCTTCCATATATACTTCCTCCAACGCTATGCGCGCCTCCTGGAGGAGTCGTCCGGCCGGTCGCCTGCGCACTTCTCCTGGCTACTTCTCTATGCCATGGCGAGTCTGATCGCCCTCTCGCCCTTGGTCTCCATGCCCTTTCTCGGGCACCCGCTCTCCTCGACACTTGTCTACATATGGTCGCGACGCAACCCAGACACAAGGCTAAGCTTTCTCGGTCTTCTTGTGTTCACGGCGCCATACTTGCCCTGGGTCCTCATGGCCTTCAGCCTCTTCATGCATGGCACGATTCCTCGCGACGAGATCATGGGCGTAGTCATTGGCCACGTCTGGTACTTCTTTACCGACGTGTATCCGCCATTGCACAACGGCTCTCGACCTCTCGACCCTCCAGGATGGTGGAGACGTCTCTTCGAAGGCGGTGGCCAAGCCGAGTCTGACAACGGCATTAACAACGACGTGGCGGTCGCCGGTGCCAGAGACGCTGCGGGCCCCGTAATGCCGGGGGGAGTGCGGTAG